A genomic region of Anopheles coustani chromosome 3, idAnoCousDA_361_x.2, whole genome shotgun sequence contains the following coding sequences:
- the LOC131272220 gene encoding uncharacterized protein LOC131272220, with protein sequence MKSTILYPYGPLRANGCCRMLHAKHLALTSAIYTLNISILVVLLYSWRISVNVKKYSDLEDVYYGVQIAYFAIIGTQCSMILLSVVLIFGIYRENIGLVVPWIIGFITFMALEAVAMVYSNVLRDHVNRQFDSLCKAEVAFFVSRAIINILAMWAVTRFYNLLRAGVTWKGPELIEL encoded by the exons ATGAAGTCTACCATCCTGTATCCGTACGGTCCGCTGCGAGCTAATGGCTGTTGCCGGATGCTGCACGCCAAGCATTTGGCGCTTACCAGCGCCATCTACACCCTG AACATCTCCATCCTGGTTGTGCTGCTCTACTCGTGGCGGATAAGCGTGAACGTGAAAAAGTACAGCGACCTGGAGGATGTCTACTATG GTGTTCAAATAGCCTACTTTGCTATCATCGGAACGCAATGCTCGATGATACTGCTCAGCGTAGTGCTTATTTTCGGAATCTATCGG GAAAACATCGGCCTGGTAGTGCCCTGGATAATCGGATTTATCACCTTCATGGCGCTGGAGGCGGTGGCGATGGTGTACTCGAACGTCCTGCGGGATCACGTGAACCGCCAGTTCGACTCGCTCTGCAAGGCGGAGGTGGCGTTCTTTGTGTCACGCGCAATCATCAAT ATACTGGCGATGTGGGCCGTGACACGCTTCTACAATCTGCTGCGCGCGGGCGTCACCTGGAAGGGCCCGGAGCTGATCGAGCTATGA